DNA sequence from the Oreochromis niloticus isolate F11D_XX linkage group LG8, O_niloticus_UMD_NMBU, whole genome shotgun sequence genome:
TGATCTTTCCTACGGTAAAACATAATTTTTGTACATATTTAAACCCTTTATGAAGCAGTCATGTGATGAAAAGCGCACTACAGGTGAGAACAAAGTGGAAAAGGTAGGCTTTCGCAGTCTCAGGGGAGGATCTGCTCCAGTCTACTGACGCAGGCGGTGACAGCAATATGGAGCCAGGGAGGCGCTACTGCGCATGTCCGCGACTGCACGGACGGAGAAAGAGACAGGAGAGAGccacaacaggaaaaaagtggcaAAGACAAAGGTCTGAGCACCCTTTAGGGGGAAAAGGACAGAGGAGACTCGGGTTTTAGACCGGTTTACGGCAGCTCAGCTGTGACACCAGCGGCAGGTAACGGGCGGGGAAGTGGTCGGCGAGAGAAAATGAAGTTATAAATCATAAAAGGAGGCGTTGTGGTTGTGTTTGCTGGAGACACGGAGTCACGTAGAGCAGCAATAAGACCAACGCCAGATATCTGCTGCTAACACGGATTAAAACCTTCTGTACATTCCTGCTTTTAGGGGAATATGTTTGCTATCCCTCCTTAACGCTGTGTAAGCTGCACATTAATGTGTAGCTCTTGTCAAATGTTGCTAGCTCAGTGAACAGCTTGCTTCCTCTATCCAGTTCAAAGCTGCTCGAAATGTTTACCTTCCCTTCATTTGGGCTCTGCTGACCAACAAGAAACTGAAGCTCTAAATAATGTAACAGCGTATTCAGTGGTGCTTCACTGTGTTGTTTAGGCCGATTTGGCAGCTGTTCTTTAACCAATCTTAATCGAGGTGTGATTTGGGGACTTGTGTTATTATGTGTAATAGCTAAATTATGAGGAAAAACACGTGACTTTCCTTTCCcttttaataaaatgtatttagtttttGCATTTCAGTTGCTTATTGAGTGTATTTTTCTCCACAGTGTGTGACTCCTCTGTTCCTGTGGAACTGTAGCTTCGCGGTCAGCAAGTCTTGGAGGATGGAAAGACCTGCTAAGCTATAGGCTTTAGATGGAAAGAGCTGTCAGCACATAGAGAgaatggaggaagtggaaaacGCAAAGAGTGACGGCAGTATGATTGATGACACCGCTGTGCTGTTGGAGGACTAGTCTGTCATTTTGGAGCATCTAGAGTATCTTTGCTGGTTATACTTGGTCACTCATAGCGATATTTCTGCACATCTGTCCTTTAGtgggaaagagacagagagaaggtTTTGCGGTGTTTAAGAGCCACAGGTCTCATTTACCCTCCCTCCAGACACAAGCTCCTCTCTTCCAAGTGGCTGAGAGGTTATCACACAAATGGTTGTCATGATGCTCATGTAGTGTCCTGAGATTAGTAGTTGTGGAGCTGAAGGAGGTACCGGTGGTGGTGGGGGCGGCGACAGCGCTGGCGGTGGTGAACGTCCAGGGATGGGAAGTGCTCCGTATCCAGCCAGTGAGTGGAAGGGGAAGGGGCGAGGCAGCCTGCAGGAGCTGGGGTGCATGCCCTGGAAGGTCAGCAAACAGAAAGGTGGTGGAGGAagtggagggggagggggaggcgAGGCGGTGGTGGGAACAGAGGAGAAGAGGTGCAGAGATCCCAGGGaaactcagcagcagcagcaagatCTCTCGTCGTCTTCTTCTTCGCTCACCTCGCCAGCTCCTCCCCAAGCTCCTTTGGTGCCTCCGGCAATTTATCACGAAAAGCAGCGGCGGGAGCTGTGTGCCCTGCACGCACTCAATAACGTCTTCCAGGATGGGACAGCATTCAGCCGGGACACCCTGCAGGAGATCTACCAGAGGTGAGACAGTATGTGGATTAAAAGTGTTAAGGTGTGCATAAAATGTTTCGTCAATGCAATCTGACTAAGTCATCTGTGGACGATCCCTTTTGTCAACTTGTTGCAGGCTCTCTCCCAGCACTATGGTGACGCCTCACAAGAAGAGCGTGCTGGGAAACGGGAACTATGACGTAAATGTCATTATGGCAGCCCTGCAGACCCGAGGGTTTGAGGCAGTTTGGTGGGATAAAAGAAGGTATGTAGGGGTAGCAATAAAAGAAGCCTTAGCATGGATAAATCATATTTAATCTAGTAAAAGTATTGATTTAATAGATTTATTTCCATTTGCTTATGTTGTAACTGCAATTTGCCTCATGACTTCTGCCCCTGATTGTTTCCCAAAATAGTCaatgtgaggcagaggaagccCAAACCAAAGAAAAGCAATCAGTCTATTGTTGCttatctgtacttgtttacacTTGTTCCTCTCTTATCTTGCTTGAGTGCACATATATTGTAAATGCTAAAAAGGAGGCACCC
Encoded proteins:
- the josd1 gene encoding josephin-1; translation: MGSAPYPASEWKGKGRGSLQELGCMPWKVSKQKGGGGSGGGGGGEAVVGTEEKRCRDPRETQQQQQDLSSSSSSLTSPAPPQAPLVPPAIYHEKQRRELCALHALNNVFQDGTAFSRDTLQEIYQRLSPSTMVTPHKKSVLGNGNYDVNVIMAALQTRGFEAVWWDKRRDVGNIELSNVEGFILNVPSNLRWGPLRLPLKRQHWIGVREVGGVYYNLDSKLRSPQPIGNPDELRKFLHQQLRGKNCELLLVVSEEVEAHQTWRSDG